Within the Thermanaeromonas toyohensis ToBE genome, the region CCTGTAAGAAAGAAATTAAAGAGATCGGGCATCATGAGAAAAGCCTTAGCTTGGGCCAGTAAGGAGGGCTGTTGCAACCTATAGGCTAATAACTGGTATAGAGAATTTATAGGCATGAACTGGATACCTGTCCGGTAAAATATTTTATCCTGCGGCACCCTTTTAAAGGCTTCCTCCATCACGCCTTGGGTACGGCTATCCCGGTAATGATAGGGATTACTTAAGAGGATATCCTTCTCCCCTAAAAGGGCAAAATCTACTCCCCACGTATCTATCCCTATACTTTGGATATCCCTTCCATAACGGGCTACAGCCAGCAGCAAACCCTTCTTTATTTCATGAAAAAGACGTAAGGCATCCCAATAAAGGTTATCTAATACCCGTACAGGCTCATTGGGAAAGCGATAAACTTCGTCTAAAGTAACACGACCATCTCTTAATGTGCCTACTATAGCCCGACCGCTCTCTGCTCCCAAGTCAAAGGCTAGAAAGCGCATGAAACCCGAACCCCCCTTTCAACCTTCAGCCGCTAAAGTTATTACCAAGTGTGATACCTATCGGTACCCTTCCGGTACTCTTTAATATCCTTCTGCAAGGCTTCAGTGAAGTAAATGATCTGGCTAGAGATTTCTAAAGAAGAGGTCCACTGGTAAGCTTCCTCCAAAAACTGGCCAATGGCAAAAGTACCGTGCCCGCGTAACACTACAATCTTATACTTCTGCAAAGCCTCCGACACAATAGTAGCTACTTCTTCTGCTCCCACTGTATACTCTGAGCTTAAGACCGGTACCCGGTGAAGTAGATATGAGCCTTCAGAATCAAGAGGGATTATCTCATCCCGCGTAAGGGAGAGGGCTACAGTAATCGGGGGATGGGCATGGATTATGGCCAGAGCTGAAGTTTTTTTATAAATAGCCCGGTGGACGCCTATTTCTGTAGAAGCCAAAGCTATATGGCTGTCGTCCTTTTCCAATCCCGTTTCTATAAGATCATGCTCTTTCAAGCGGCCTATCATGGAACCTCGCCGGGTAATAAGTATACGGTCTCCTAGCCTGACACTCATATTACCTCCATGGGAACTGACGAGCCCAGCTAAAAAAAGATCACGGCCAATATCTCTAAATTCCTGGTACATTTTGATCCTCCTCAAGCAAGCCCAGCTCGGCTAATTTTTTAGCAGTAGGTTTCCCGTCAGCATCCCAGCCCCGAAAACGGTAATACTCCTCTAGCATCTTTTGAAGCTCTACTTTCTGGCCGGATGAGGGCCCTTTAACATGGGGTTGTTCAAGGATACGCGAAGGTAAAGTATCGTCTTTCTTAGTGAATCCCGCCCGCAGGTTATAAAGGCGCTCTAAGTTATAAATGCGTTCACCAATGCGCTGCAAATCTTGCGCTTTATATTCCTTGCCCAGAGCAGCCGTTAAAAGCCGGGCAAAATATTCATCGGAAATGGCAAAGGTGGCAAAAACGCATACTACCAACGAATCTGCTGCTGCCCAAGAATTTTGTATAACTATCACTATTCCCGCTTTACCCGAGGTGGCAAATCGGTCTACCAACTTGGGGGCGCCTAATACTTCCGGTCCCAACATGTTAGCCCGCAAGTGACATCCACCACGATTGGAAGTAGCATAAGCTAGTCCTTGGCCTTTCATTCCACGAGGATCATAGGCAGGGAGCTCTAACCCTTTGACCTGCATGGCAACTTCCGGTGCTCCACATCTTTCGGCTAGCCTTTTAGAGCCCTCCGCCAAAAGATCGCCTATGCCTTGCCGATAAGCTATTTTTTTAATGATCTCGGGGAGCAAGGCTGCATCGCCAAAGGAAAGCCGCTCATTTAAGAGACCTTGCTGGCTTAACTCCATGGCGCAGGCTATAGTAGCACCCGTGGAAATAGTGTCTAGTCCCAGCTCGTTGCAGAGAAGATTTGCTTTAATTATAGCCTCTAAATTATCAATACCGCAGTCGGCACCCAAAGCCCACACCGTTTCATACTCTGGCCCGTGGACTACTTCCTCGCCTATCTTTATCTCGCGCCCACACCCAATGGGGCATCCCCAGCAAGCAGTTCTCTTAAACAAGAGCCTCTCCAGAGCCTCTCCCGAAATATTCTCAGCTCCTTCAAAATAGGGTTCCTGGTAGTTTCTCGTAGGAAAGGCACCTATTTCATTTAAAATATTAACGAGCATGGAAGTACCAAACTGGGGCAGCCCTTTAGACGTAATGGGGTTAGCCTTAATTTGTTTTCGGGCTTCATATACTACAAAATCAAACTGTTCCGGGTCGGCAATTTGAGGCTTTTGTGTTCCGTTAACTACAATAGCTTTCAAATTTTTAGAGCCCATTACCGCCCCCACGCCGCCCCGTCCGAAAGCCCGCCTGCCGTCGGCTATTATGGCAGCAAACCGGACCAAATTCTCTCCTGCCGGCCCTATACAGAGAACCGCAGAATTTTCCCCCTGCTTAAGGGCTTGCAAAGTAGAAAGCGTATCTTTACCCCAAAGCTCTGGTACCTCAATTATCTTCGCCCCTTTTTCGCTTAAACTTAAATATACCGGCTTATGCGCCTTACCCCTTATGATCAGGGCGTCATAGCCGGCCTGCTTTAAC harbors:
- a CDS encoding aldolase, giving the protein MYQEFRDIGRDLFLAGLVSSHGGNMSVRLGDRILITRRGSMIGRLKEHDLIETGLEKDDSHIALASTEIGVHRAIYKKTSALAIIHAHPPITVALSLTRDEIIPLDSEGSYLLHRVPVLSSEYTVGAEEVATIVSEALQKYKIVVLRGHGTFAIGQFLEEAYQWTSSLEISSQIIYFTEALQKDIKEYRKGTDRYHTW
- a CDS encoding aldehyde ferredoxin oxidoreductase family protein — encoded protein: MGKILDIDLTTHSIEVKELPLDLAQKYLGGRGLGARLVWDNVPPATEPLSPENVMVFATGPLTGTKAPAAGRATFSTKSPLTGTIHDSNVGGSFGVKLKQAGYDALIIRGKAHKPVYLSLSEKGAKIIEVPELWGKDTLSTLQALKQGENSAVLCIGPAGENLVRFAAIIADGRRAFGRGGVGAVMGSKNLKAIVVNGTQKPQIADPEQFDFVVYEARKQIKANPITSKGLPQFGTSMLVNILNEIGAFPTRNYQEPYFEGAENISGEALERLLFKRTACWGCPIGCGREIKIGEEVVHGPEYETVWALGADCGIDNLEAIIKANLLCNELGLDTISTGATIACAMELSQQGLLNERLSFGDAALLPEIIKKIAYRQGIGDLLAEGSKRLAERCGAPEVAMQVKGLELPAYDPRGMKGQGLAYATSNRGGCHLRANMLGPEVLGAPKLVDRFATSGKAGIVIVIQNSWAAADSLVVCVFATFAISDEYFARLLTAALGKEYKAQDLQRIGERIYNLERLYNLRAGFTKKDDTLPSRILEQPHVKGPSSGQKVELQKMLEEYYRFRGWDADGKPTAKKLAELGLLEEDQNVPGI